A stretch of the Bradyrhizobium arachidis genome encodes the following:
- a CDS encoding Bug family tripartite tricarboxylate transporter substrate binding protein translates to MDRRSFIAGGLSLPWLAQAGGAQAQSGPLTKIIFPFSAGAGGDTLCRLVAPHLASQLERTVIVENRTGGDGLIGIKAVKGANPDGATILVTTGPTMYLLPMVETTPSFDTAKDFVPVSQLARFEFALVVSPSIQVTDFKSFVAWLKAHPDKTSFGVPSNGTIPHFTGSKLEKDLGIPLTRVPYRGTAPIITDLIGGHIPFGITTLADAVPQHRAKGVRILAVSSAERSPFVPEVATFKESGIDLVADGWYGMWLPAGSPPDFAAKLSAAAVATLAKPEVQEKLTAIGLIPVGSTAEGLSKQLAADIALWQPIVKATGYKIEN, encoded by the coding sequence GTGGATCGCCGCAGCTTCATCGCCGGAGGCCTCTCGCTGCCATGGCTGGCGCAGGCCGGCGGCGCGCAGGCCCAGTCCGGCCCGCTGACCAAAATCATCTTCCCATTCTCGGCGGGTGCCGGCGGCGACACGCTATGTCGGCTGGTGGCGCCGCATCTGGCGTCACAGCTCGAGCGCACCGTGATCGTGGAGAACCGCACCGGCGGCGACGGTCTGATCGGCATCAAGGCGGTGAAGGGCGCCAACCCGGATGGCGCCACCATTCTGGTGACGACGGGTCCCACCATGTATCTGCTGCCGATGGTGGAGACGACGCCGAGTTTCGACACGGCGAAGGACTTCGTTCCGGTGTCGCAGCTGGCGCGCTTCGAATTCGCGCTCGTGGTGAGCCCATCGATCCAGGTGACGGACTTCAAGAGCTTCGTCGCCTGGCTGAAGGCGCATCCGGACAAGACGTCGTTCGGCGTGCCGAGCAACGGCACCATTCCGCATTTCACCGGCTCGAAGCTGGAGAAGGATCTCGGCATTCCCCTCACGCGCGTGCCGTATCGCGGCACTGCGCCGATCATCACTGATCTGATCGGCGGTCATATTCCCTTCGGCATCACCACGCTGGCCGATGCCGTTCCGCAGCACCGCGCCAAGGGTGTGAGGATTCTCGCGGTCTCGAGCGCAGAGCGCTCGCCATTCGTGCCCGAGGTGGCGACGTTCAAGGAGAGCGGCATCGATCTCGTGGCGGACGGCTGGTACGGCATGTGGCTTCCCGCCGGCAGCCCGCCGGATTTTGCCGCAAAGCTCAGCGCCGCTGCAGTCGCGACGCTGGCAAAACCCGAGGTGCAGGAGAAGCTGACGGCGATCGGATTGATCCCGGTCGGCAGCACGGCGGAAGGCTTGTCCAAGCAACTCGCCGCCGACATCGCCCTCTGGCAGCCGATCGTGAAGGCGACGGGTTACAAGATCGAGAATTAG
- the proB gene encoding glutamate 5-kinase — MASPELSQFRRIVVKVGSALLVDSDAGEVRASWLAALAADLAKLHREGRDVLIVSSGSIALGRSKLKLPRGPLKLEESQAAAAVGQIALARIWSEVLGDHGIGAGQILVTLQDTEERRRYLNARSTIGKLLEWRAIPVINENDTVATNEIRYGDNDRLAARVATMASADLLVLLSDIDGLYDSPPKNNPNAKLIPVVDSISSDIEAVAGDAESELSRGGMRTKVEAAKIATTGGTHMLIASGKIEHPLQAIADGGRCTWFLTPANPVTSRKRWIAGSLEPKGTLTIDAGAVRALRAGASLLPAGVIKVEGEFARGDAVIVRGPDTREIGRGLIAYDADDAERIKGRSSPDVMAILGISGRSEMIHRDDLVVGG; from the coding sequence ATGGCCAGCCCCGAACTCAGTCAATTCCGCCGTATCGTCGTCAAGGTCGGCTCGGCCCTGCTGGTCGATTCCGACGCCGGCGAGGTGCGCGCGTCCTGGCTCGCCGCGCTTGCCGCCGACCTCGCAAAGCTGCATCGCGAGGGACGTGACGTCCTGATCGTGTCGTCAGGCTCGATCGCGCTCGGCCGCAGCAAGCTCAAGCTGCCGCGTGGCCCGCTGAAACTGGAAGAGAGCCAGGCCGCAGCCGCCGTCGGGCAGATCGCGCTGGCGCGGATCTGGTCGGAGGTGCTCGGCGATCACGGCATCGGCGCGGGCCAGATTCTGGTGACGCTGCAGGACACCGAGGAGCGCCGCCGCTATCTCAATGCGCGCTCCACCATCGGCAAGCTTCTGGAGTGGCGCGCGATCCCCGTGATCAACGAGAACGATACGGTCGCCACCAACGAGATCCGCTACGGCGACAATGACCGTCTCGCCGCGCGCGTCGCCACCATGGCGAGCGCCGATCTGCTCGTGCTGCTGTCCGACATCGACGGCCTCTACGACTCGCCGCCCAAAAACAATCCGAACGCAAAACTGATCCCGGTCGTCGACAGCATTTCCTCTGACATCGAGGCGGTGGCTGGCGACGCCGAGTCCGAACTGTCGCGCGGCGGCATGCGCACCAAGGTCGAGGCGGCAAAAATCGCCACGACAGGCGGCACGCATATGCTGATCGCGTCCGGCAAGATCGAGCATCCCTTGCAGGCGATCGCCGATGGCGGCCGCTGCACCTGGTTTTTGACGCCCGCCAATCCCGTGACCTCGCGAAAACGCTGGATCGCGGGCTCGCTGGAGCCGAAGGGCACGCTGACCATCGATGCCGGCGCAGTCAGGGCATTGCGGGCGGGCGCGAGCTTGCTGCCGGCGGGTGTGATCAAGGTCGAGGGCGAGTTCGCCCGCGGAGACGCCGTGATCGTGCGCGGCCCCGACACCCGCGAGATCGGCCGCGGCCTGATCGCCTATGACGCCGACGATGCCGAACGGATCAAGGGCCGCTCCTCGCCTGATGTGATGGCCATTCTGGGCATCAGCGGAAGGTCCGAGATGATCCACCGGGATGATCTGGTGGTGGGCGGGTAG